The sequence CGACGCGCCGGAAACTGTCCTCCGGCGGGCCGGTGCCGTCGAGTCCCTCTCGGAACACCCGATCGCAGACGCGATCGTCGAGGCCGCGCGCGAAGACGAGGACGGAGACCCGGGTGAGGACGGGGGGACTGGCCCCACAGCCGACATCGGGGTCGACGTCGACAGCTTCGAACGTGACCGTCGCGGCGTCGCCGGCGTCGTCGACGGAGAGTGCGTCGTCGTTGGCCACCCCGACTACTGTCGCGAACGAGGACTCGCGGTTCCCGAGGGGCTCGAGTCGACGGTCGACGCGGCCCGCGCGGCGGGCGACGTCCCGGTCGCCGTCGGCTGGGACGACCGCGTTCACGGCGTGATCGTCGTCGGCGACGCGCCACGGGCGCGCTGGCGCGAGGCAGTGTCGACGCTCGCCGACGGTCGTGAGGTCGTCGTGCTCACCGGCGACGAAGGTGCCGCAGCGGAGCGCTTCCGCGAGGTCGACGGCGTCGACGAGGTGTTCGCGGGCGTCCCGCCGGAGGCGAAAGCCGAGACTGTCAGGCGACTCCGCGCCCGTGGCACCGTCGCCATGGTCGGTGACGGCTCGAACGACGCGCCCGCACTCGCGGCCGCCGACGTCGGTATCGCGATGGGCAGCGGGACGAAACTCGCGACCGACGCCGCCGACGCCGTCGTCGTCGGGGACGACCTCGAGTCGGTCGCGGAGACGTTCGACGTCGCCGCGGGGACGAACGCACGGATTCGTCAGAACCTCGGCTGGGCGTTCTTCTACAACGCCGTCGCCATCCCGCTCGCGATCACGGGCCTGCTCAATCCGCTCTTTGCGGCCCTCGCGATGGCGACGAGCAGCGTCCTCGTCGTGATCAACTCCTCGCGGTCGATCTGATCAGGACTCCCGCGTCGAGACGTCTTCGAGTATCCGGCGCTCGTCGTCGTCGTAAACGTAGGTCGTCTCCGGGTCTTCGTCTCTGGTCTGGCGATGGTTCCCGTCACAGAACGGGAACGAGTCGGACAGACCACACTGACAGACCGCGACGTTTCCCTTCTCGTCGTCGAGGTCAGAGGGGTCGAGTTTTCGCGGGCCGGTCGCGTCGAGTTCGACGAGTCGTGCCATCGTCGGCCCTTGGACCCGTGCCGACGAAAGGGCATCGCGGACGACGGCGCGGCACCGTCAGATAGAATGCTGTGTGCTATCGACACCCTCGAGATTGGCCTCGAGAACGCTCGAGCGGTGGGTCACCGTCGCCCAAACGGCAAACTACTTGGTCGTCCTCCTGAATTTCTTCGGTAGCAGCTATGAGCCCGGAGGCCGGCGGCACGGAGGCCGCCATCGCACTCGCGATCGTAAAGACCCTCAGTCTGGTCGTCGGCGGCCTCATCACCTTTCTCGCGTTCCGGGCCTATCGTCGCACCCACCAGCGGGCACTCGGCCTGCTGACGGTCGGCTTTGGACTCGTCACCCTCGGGCTGGTGCTCGCGGGAACGCTCTACGAGATTCTGGGCGTGTCAC is a genomic window of Natrarchaeobaculum aegyptiacum containing:
- a CDS encoding DUF7521 family protein, with the translated sequence MSPEAGGTEAAIALAIVKTLSLVVGGLITFLAFRAYRRTHQRALGLLTVGFGLVTLGLVLAGTLYEILGVSLYVGILLESLLMLAGFLVIAYSLYVT
- a CDS encoding CDGSH iron-sulfur domain-containing protein, with product MARLVELDATGPRKLDPSDLDDEKGNVAVCQCGLSDSFPFCDGNHRQTRDEDPETTYVYDDDERRILEDVSTRES